One segment of Mugil cephalus isolate CIBA_MC_2020 chromosome 14, CIBA_Mcephalus_1.1, whole genome shotgun sequence DNA contains the following:
- the LOC125019922 gene encoding uncharacterized protein LOC125019922 isoform X2: protein MKLSVNENRLSFASRMFLLVFVVLLGTGLTVNGDQPDVELHSEIVHVDADSGMGMMLVCRARGFITSDIILNMKKKGFILTKGDGVETSGVKPDRDQTFWRRDHVIVPHSEVSRYSCEVVHASSSFRVEKVWDPDSVGGRIISSKFIDTTPPHVEMFTEYCSVEKNIFLLCEASGFYPHNITVNIKRSGQILTREDGVDTSDLRPNGDGTFQIRYRVEIGKSDPSVFSCEFIHAASGSRVEKVWAHPEVEMFTEIVHADADSGMAMMLVCRAKGFITSDITLNIKKKGFVLGKGDGVETSGVKPHGDKTYWRRDHAMIPHSEVSDYSCEVVHASTRFRVEKVLDPDSDGGERIISSKFIDTTSPDVEMFTENCNVEKTIIVTCLVSGFDPNNIILNMKRNGRILTREDGVKSSGVCSNRNDTFQRRDYVENKRSDKSNYSCEVIHAASGSHVEKVWDPDSNRGGRIISSTFIDTTPPDVEMFPENSEVQTNVIVTCLVSGFYPNNIILNMKRNGRILTREDGVKSSGVCSNEDDTFQRRDSVEIKRSDKSNYSCEVIHAASNMKVEKPWDHHLPPLPLSYSGGAGGKTADVVMGVLGLVLLLVVVLVVLRRRRICGTATCNKAPLNTTSGSQSSLDRNVSSDSGGSTSSGVSENEKKSVRQRKEMSQRKSEVSRNTSNPSISEQEAETNIPSTSKILG from the exons ATGAAACTAAGTGTAAATGAGAATAGACTCAGCTTTGCGTCCAGAATGttcctgctggtgtttgtagttCTTCTGGGAACAGGTCTGACGGTAAACGGCG ATCAACCTGATGTGGAGCTGCATTCAGAGATCGTCCATGTTGATGCAGACAGTGGCATGGGCATGATGCTGGTGTGTAGAGCCAGAGGCTTCATCACATCAGACATCATCctgaacatgaagaagaaaggcTTCATTCTGACTAAAGGCGACGGAGTGGAGACTTCAGGAGTTAAACCAGACAGAGACCAAACCTTCTGGAGAAGAGACCATGTGATCGTTCCTCATTCTGAAGTGTCTCGTTACAGCTGTGAAGTCGTTCATGCTTCATCCAGTTTCCGTGTTGAGAAGGTTTGGG atcCTGACTCTGTTGGAGGACGGATCATTTCATCTAAGTTCATAGACACAA ctcctcctcatgTGGAGATGTTTACAGAGTACTGCAGTGTTGAGAAGAACATCTTTTTGTTGTGTGAGGCCTCAGGCTTCTACCCACACAACATCACTGTGAACATCAAGAGGAGCGGCCAGattctaaccagagaggacggagtggACACTTCAGACCTTCGTCCAAATGGAGACGGCACCTTCCAGATAAGATACCGTGTGGAGATCGGAAAGTCAGACCCGTCTGTGTTCAGCTGTGAATTCATTCATGCTGCATCTGGTTCACGTGTTGAGAAGGTTTGGG ctcaCCCTGAGGTGGAGATGTTTACAGAGATCGTTCATGCTGATGCAGACAGTGGCATGGCCATGATGCTGGTGTGTAGAGCCAAAGGCTTCATCACATCAGACATCACCCTGAACATCAAGAAGAAAGGCTTCGTTCTGGGTAAAGGCGACGGAGTGGAGACTTCAGGAGTTAAACCACACGGAGACAAAACCTACTGGAGAAGAGACCATGCGATGATTCCTCATTCTGAGGTGTCtgattacagctgtgaagttGTTCATGCTTCAACCCGTTTCCGTGTTGAGAAGGTTTTGG atcCTGACTCTGATGGAGGAGAACGGATCATTTCATCTAAGTTCATAGACACAA cttcTCCTGATGTGGAGATGTTTACAGAGAACTGCAATGTTGAGAAGACCATCATTGTGACGTGTCTGGTCTCAGGCTTCGACCCAAACAACATAATCCTGAATATGAAGAGGAACGGCCGTattctaaccagagaggacggagtgaaGAGTTCAGGAGTTTGTTCAAATAGAAACGACACCTTCCAGAGAAGAGACTATGTGGAGAATAAAAGATCAGACAAGTctaattacagctgtgaagtcattcatgctGCATCTGGTTCACATGTGGAGAAGGTTTGGG atcCTGACTCTAATAGAGGAGGAAGGATCATTTCATCTACGTTCATAGACACAA ctcctcctgatgTAGAGATGTTTCCAGAGAACTCTGAAGTTCAGACCAACGTCATTGTGACGTGTCTGGTCTCAGGCTTCTACCCAAACAACATCATCCTGAATATGAAGAGGAACGGACGTattctaaccagagaggacggagtgaaGAGTTCAGGAGTTTGTTCAAATGAAGACGACACCTTCCAGAGAAGAGACTCTGTGGAGATTAAAAGATCAGACAAATctaattacagctgtgaagtcattcatgctGCATCTAATATGAAAGTGGAGAAGCCCTGGG atcatcatcttcctcctcttcctctttcttactctggtggagctggaggcaAGACTGCTGATGTAGTGATGGgagtcctgggtctggtcctgctCCTGGTTGTGGTGTTGGTGGTTCTGAGGAGACGACGCATCTGTG GAACTGCTACTTGCAATAAAGCTCCATTAAACACCACCTCAG GGTCTCAGTCGTCTCTGGACAGAAACGTCAGCTCTGACTCTGGTGGCTCTACTTCTTCTGGTGTCTCTG aaaatgagaagaaatcagtgagacagagaaaagaaatgtcCCAGCGTAAGTCTGAAGTCTCCAGGAATACTTCAAATCCATCCATCAGTGAGCAGGAGGCTGAAACTAATATCCCTTCCACGTCGAAAATCCtgggttga